One part of the Lotus japonicus ecotype B-129 chromosome 2, LjGifu_v1.2 genome encodes these proteins:
- the LOC130740204 gene encoding DEAD-box ATP-dependent RNA helicase 5, which produces MGRKHDAVAASEPVADEAPNSPELQSEKKKKKKNKDKHQNGEKTSPKRKLEELDNQNGTESEKKKKKKKEKHDNKSEENAEETKEANGNGNADETVADGAVVVTGKDAADAKYAAVKTFKDSGLPENVMECCKGFEKPSPIQSRAWPFLLDGRDLIGIAATGSGKTLAFGIPGIMHVLGKRKNKASRGRSPLCLVLSPTRELAQQISDVMCDAGRTCGVDSICLYGGTSKGPQISALKSGVDIVIGTPGRIQDLIEMGILSLKEVSYVVLDEADRMLDMGFEQIVRSILGQTCSVRQMIMFSATWPLAVHHLAQEFMDPNPIKVVVGSEDLAANHDVMQIVEVLDDRARDKRLFTLLEKYHKSQRNRVLVFALYKKETARVESMLQQGGWKAVSIHGDKSQHERTKALSLFKNGSCPLMIATDVAARGLDIPDVEVVINYSFPLTTEDYVHRIGRTGRAGKKGVAHTFFTQQNKGLAGELVNVLREANQVVPDDLLKFGTHVKKKESKLYGAHFKEIPVDAMKSQKIKFADSDDED; this is translated from the exons ATGGGTCGCAAACACGACGCCGTTGCGGCCAGCGAACCAGTCGCCGATGAAGCTCCCAACAGCCCCGAACTCCAAtccgagaagaagaagaaaaagaagaacaaaGACAAGCATCAAAACGGAGAGAAAACCAGTCCCAAAAGGAAGCTCGAGGAACTCGACAATCAAAACGGCACCGAAtcggagaagaagaaaaagaagaagaaggagaagcacGACAACAAGTCAGAAGAGAACGCAGAAGAAACCAAAGAAGCAAACGGTAACGGTAACGCCGATGAAACGGTTGCGGACGGGGCCGTGGTGGTTACAGGGAAGGATGCTGCCGACGCGAAGTACGCGGCGGTGAAAACCTTCAAGGATTCGGGGCTGCCGGAGAATGTGATGGAGTGCTGCAAGGGGTTTGAGAAGCCTTCTCCGATTCAATCACGAGCGTGGCCTTTTTTGTTAGACGGTCGCGATCTGATTGGAATTGCAGCCACTGGCTCAG GGAAGACCTTGGCGTTTGGAATACCGGGGATTATGCATGTTCTGGGCAAGCGGAAGAATAAAGCTTCCAGGGGTCGGAGTCCTCTTTGCCTTGTTCTCTCTCCCACAAGGGAGCTAGCTCAGCAA ATATCAGATGTAATGTGTGATGCTGGTAGAACTTGTGGTGTGGATTCTATATGTTTGTATGGTGGAACATCCAAAGGACCACAAATCTCTGCACTAAAATCTGGTGTT GACATTGTCATTGGAACTCCTGGCCGAATCCAGGATTTGATTGAAATGGGTATCTTGAGCCTGAAAGAAGTATCTTATGTG GTCCTTGATGAAGCAGATCGGATGCTTGACATGGGTTTTGAACAAATAGTTCGCTCTATACTTGGGCAGACATGTTCTG TTCGTCAAATGATTATGTTCAGTGCTACATGGCCTTTAGCAGTTCATCACTTAGCACAGGAGTTTATGGATCCTAACCCTATAAAA GTTGTCGTAGGTTCCGAAGATTTAGCTGCCAATCATGATGTCATGCAGATAGTCGAG GTTTTGGATGACCGCGCACGTGACAAGCGTCTGTTTACTTTACTTGAAAAATACCACAAATCTCAGAG AAATCGAGTATTGGTTTTTGCTTTATACAAAAAGGAAACCGCACGAGTTGAAAGTATGCTTCAACAAGG GGGCTGGAAGGCTGTGTCGATACATGGGGACAAATCACAACATGAACGcacaaaggcactgtctttatTCAAGAACGGAAGCTGCCCTTTGATG ATTGCGACTGATGTGGCTGCACGGGGATTGGATATTCCAGATGTTGAAGTAGTGATCAACTATAGTTTTCCACTAACTACAGAGGATTATGTTCATAGAATTGGGCGCACTGGGCGAGCTGGTAAAAAAGGTGTTGCCCATACATTCTTCACGCAGCAGAATAAG ggacttgcTGGGGAGCTCGTGAATGTTTTAAGAGAAGCAAATCAAGTTGTGCCAGACGATCTCTTGAAATTTGGGACACATGTAAAGAAAAAG GAGTCCAAGCTTTATGGGGCTCACTTCAAGGAAATTCCTGTTGATGCTATGAAGTCTCAAAAAATAAAGTTTGCCgactcagacgatgaagactAA
- the LOC130740205 gene encoding zinc transporter 8-like, whose amino-acid sequence MDWFKKKSQFFTFCLIIFLVLPTLIVAECTCDTEDEERDKTKALRYKIAALVSILVASAIGVCIPLLGKVIPSLSPEKDIFFIIKAFAAGVILSTGFIHVLPDVFENLTSPCLNEHPWGDFPFTGFAAMCTAMGTLMIETYATAYFRKQQVKRGQAEANDDMENGSGHEGQVHPHTHTAHGHASTDQSSELLRNRVISQVLELGIIVHSVIIGISLGASESPKTIRPLVAALSFHQFFEGMGLGSCISQAKFKRLSVITMGLFFALTTPVGIGIGLGITNVYDENSPTALIVEGIFNAASAGILIYMALVDFLAVDFMSPRMQNNGRLRLGSNLSLLLGAGCMSLVAKWA is encoded by the exons ATGGACTGGTTTAAGAAAAAGAGCcaatttttcactttttgtCTCATCATTTTCCTTGTACTCCCCACTTTAATTGTAGCAGAATGCACATGTGAcacagaagatgaagaaagggaCAAAACTAAAGCTCTCAGGTACAAGATAGCAGCTCTAGTGTCAATCCTAGTAGCCAGTGCAATTGGAGTTTGCATTCCACTCCTTGGAAAAGTGATACCTTCTCTAAGCCCTGAGAAGGATATCTTCTTTATCATTAAGGCTTTCGCGGCCGGTGTGATATTGTCTACCGGCTTCATTCACGTGCTTCCTGATGTTTTTGAGAATCTCACCTCGCCCTGTTTGAATGAGCATCCATGGGGCGATTTTCCGTTTACCGGATTCGCGGCTATGTGCACCGCTATGGGAACACTCATGATTGAGACTTATGCTACTGCTTATTTTCGGAAACAACAAGTCAAGAGAGGCCAAGCTGAGGCTAATGATGATATGGAAAACGGATCAGGACATGAAGGGCAAGTGCACCCTCACACTCACACAGCACATGGTCATGCTTCCACTGAtcagtcttcagaacttcttcgTAATAGGGTCATATCGCAG GTGTTGGAATTGGGGATTATTGTTCATTCTGTTATCATAGGAATTTCTTTGGGAGCCTCGGAGAGTCCCAAAACAATAAGGCCCCTGGTAGCTGCATTGTCTTTTCATCAATTCTTTGAGGGTATGGGACTTGGAAGTTGTATAAGTCAG GCAAAATTCAAAAGGCTATCTGTTATAACAATGGGATTGTTCTTCGCTTTAACTACTCCAGTTGGGATTGGAATTGGCCTAGGGATCACTAATGTTTATGATGAAAACAGTCCAACTGCTCTTATTGTTGAAGGAATCTTTAATGCAGCTTCAGCTGGGATCTTAATCTATATGGCACTTGTTGATTTTCTTGCTGTTGATTTCATGAGTCCAAGGATGCAAAATAATGGTAGGCTTCGATTAGGATCCAATCTATCTCTTCTGCTAGGAGCTGGTTGCATGTCTCTTGTGGCCAAATGGGCTTAG
- the LOC130740202 gene encoding disease resistance protein RPM1-like, which translates to MADSPVSFLLDKLTSLLQEEVNLQRGVREDVHYIKDELERHQAILMVADALEDKDPELKTWVKRVRDVAHDMEDAIDEYNLRLVDQHGQQGNNSLHKISFAFKTMGARHRIASNIQSIKSKVEVISQGRPNVSTRLTSQRFLPSSSSSRLDSQGDALLLEEADLVGIDKPKKHLSDLLFNEEQGRAVIPIYGMGGLGKTTLAKQVYEDPRVKKRFRMHAWVNVSQSFKLEELLKDLVRQLHEVIGKPAFEEVAHMKSDKLKELIKNLLQRSRYLIVLDDVWHVNVWDAVKLALPNNNSGSRVMLTTRKKDIALYSCAELGKDFSHEFLPEQEAWSLFCRKTFQGNSCPPYLEEVCRNILKLCGGLPLAIVAISGALATRSRTNIEEWQIVCRSFGSEIEGNDKLEDMKKVLSLSFNELPYYLKSCLLYLSIFPQFHAIEHMRLIRLWIAEGFVNGEDGKTVEEVADSYLKELLNRSLLQVVAKTSDGRVKTCRMHDLLREIVNLKSKDHNFATIAKEQDMIWPERVRRLSVINTTNTSHHVQQNKAKFQLRSLLMFPSSDSLDHFSIHEFCSTGYKLLRVLDLQDSPLEIFPAEVLTLCLLKFLSLKNTKVRTIPGSIKKLKYLETLDLKHSNVTELPPEIVELQRLRHLLVYRYEIESYAHFHSRHGFKLVAPIGKMLSLQKLCFLEVDQGSNDLMVELGKLTQLRRLGIRKMRKEHGAALCSSIEKMINLRSLNITAIEEDEVIDIHDISNPPQYLQQLYLSGRLEKFPKWISSLKNLVKVFLRWSRLKEDPLEYLQDLPNLRHLEFHQVYVGETLHFKAPGFPSLKVLGLDDLDAVKSVIIQEGAMPGLKNLIIQRCGSFKQVPLGIEHLTKLKKIEFFNMPEELIMPLRPNGGEDYWRVQHVPAVYTTYWRDGGWDVYSLETFGERESDSNGGNAMRSLELPTFWKV; encoded by the exons ATGGCAGATAGTCCAGTGTCATTTTTATTGGACAAACTGACTTCATTGCTTCAAGAAGAAGTGAATTTGCAGAGAGGGGTCCGTGAAGATGTTCACTACATCAAAGATGAACTAGAACGCCACCAAGCTATCTTGATGGTGGCTGATGCACTTGAAGACAAGGACCCTGAACTCAAAACATGGGTTAAAAGGGTAAGAGATGTTGCTCATGACATGGAAGATGCTATAGATGAGTACAATCTTCGCCTTGTTGACCAACATGGACAACAAGGCAATAACTCTCTTCACAAGATTTCTTTTGCCTTTAAGACCATGGGAGCAAGGCATAGAATTGCTTCAAACATTCAAAGCATCAAATCCAAAGTGGAAGTTATCTCACAGGGACGACCGAACGTAAGCACAAGGTTGACAAGTCAAAGGTTcttaccatcatcatcatcatcaaggcTTGATAGCCAGGGTGATGCCCTTTTGCTAGAGGAAGCTGATTTGGTTGGAATTGACAAACCAAAGAAGCATCTCAGTGATTTGCTTTTCAATGAAGAACAAGGTCGTGCTGTGATTCCCATTTATGGAATGGGAGGGTTGGGGAAAACAACACTTGCAAAACAAGTCTATGAAGACCCCAGAGTCAAGAAGCGTTTCAGGATGCATGCTTGGGTTAATGTTTCTCAATCGTTTAAGCTAGAAGAGCTCCTGAAAGACCTTGTTCGCCAGCTTCATGAAGTGATTGGGAAACCAGCTTTCGAAGAAGTTGCACATATGAAGAGTGACAAGCTGAAAGAGTTGATCAAGAATTTGCTTCAAAGAAGCAG GTACCTCATTGTGCTGGATGATGTCTGGCATGTGAATGTCTGGGATGCTGTGAAACTCGCTTTGCCTAATAACAACAGCGGCAGCAGAGTGATGCTTACAACAAGGAAGAAAGACATAGCCTTGTATTCATGTGCTGAATTGGGTAAGGATTTCAGCCATGAATTCTTACCTGAACAAGAAGCATGGTCTCTTTTCTGCAGGAAGACATTTCAAGGTAACTCATGCCCTCCTTATCTAGAAGAAGTTTGCAGGAACATCTTGAAATTGTGTGGAGGGTTGCCACTTGCAATTGTAGCAATCAGTGGTGCTCTGGCTACAAGAAGCAGAACAAATATTGAAGAGTGGCAGATAGTTTGCAGAAGCTTTGGTTCTGAAATTGAAGGCAATGATAAGCTTGAGGATATGAAGAAAGTGCTGTCCTTAAGCTTCAATGAGTTACCTTACTATCTTAAATCATGTCTGTTGTACTTAAGCATCTTCCCACAATTTCATGCTATTGAGCACATGAGGCTGATTCGTTTGTGGATAGCTGAAGGTTTTGTCAATGGAGAAGATGGCAAGACAGTTGAAGAAGTTGCAGACAGTTACCTCAAGGAGCTTTTGAACAGAAGTTTGCTGCAAGTGGTAGCAAAAACCAGTGATGGCAGGGTGAAAACTTGTAGAATGCATGATCTTCTGAGGGAGATTGTGAACTTGAAGTCAAAAGATCATAACTTTGCAACAATAGCCAAAGAACAAGACATGATATGGCCAGAGAGAGTTAGACGTCTCTCAGTCATTAACACAACAAACACATCACATCATGTGCAACAAAACAAAGCCAAATTCCAACTTCGATCCCTGCTAATGTTTCCCTCATCAGATTCACTTGATCATTTTTCAATTCATGAGTTTTGCTCCACTGGTTACAAGCTCCTCAGGGTGCTAGACTTGCAGGATTCACCTTTGGAGATTTTCCCAGCTGAAGTTCTCACCCTTTGCCTTCTCAAGTTTCTAAGTTTGAAGAACACAAAGGTGAGAACCATTCCAGGTTCAATCAAGAAGCTGAAATACTTGGAGACACTAGATCTTAAACACTCTAATGTCACTGAATTGCCACCTGAAATTGTGGAGCTGCAAAGATTGCGCCATCTCCTCGTGTATCGCTACGAGATTGAATCCTATGCTCATTTCCACTCAAGGCATGGCTTCAAGTTGGTTGCCCCAATAGGAAAAATGCTATCTTTGCAGAAGCTGTGTTTTCTAGAGGTGGATCAAGGAAGCAATGACTTGATGGTTGAGCTGGGAAAACTCACTCAACTAAGGAGGCTGGGAATCAGAAAGATGAGAAAAGAACATGGTGCTGCATTGTGTTCATCCATTGAGAAAATGATCAATCTGAGATCACTCAACATAACTGCAATTGAAGAGGATGAGGTAATTGACATCCATGACATTTCAAACCCTCCTCAGTATCTTCAGCAGCTGTACTTGAGTGGAAGGTTAGAGAAGTTTCCCAAATGGATAAGTTCTCTTAAGAATTTGGTTAAAGTGTTTCTACGATGGAGCAGGTTAAAGGAGGATCCTCTTGAGTATCTTCAAGATTTGCCAAATCTAAGACACCTTGAGTTTCATCAAGTTTATGTTGGTGAGACATTGCATTTCAAAGCCCCGGGGTTTCCAAGCTTGAAAGTGTTAGGCCTTGATGATTTAGATGCAGTTAAATCTGTGATAATTCAAGAGGGAGCAATGCCTGGTCTTAAAAATTTGATTATACAACGTTGTGGCTCATTCAAGCAGGTACCTTTGGGCATTGAACACTTGACTAAACTGAAAAAGATTGAGTTTTTTAACATGCCTGAAGAATTGATTATGCCACTGAGACCAAATGGAGGAGAAGATTATTGGAGAGTGCAGCATGTTCCTGCGGTTTATACCACATATTGGAGGGATGGTGGTTGGGATGTTTACTCATTAGAGACTTTTGGGGAGAGGGAGAGTGATTCCAATGGTGGCAATGCAATGAGAAGTCTTGAGCTTCCTACTTTTTGGAAGGTTTAA